In a single window of the Oecophyllibacter saccharovorans genome:
- a CDS encoding winged helix-turn-helix transcriptional regulator, translated as MPGSPVTVSADPASALPARRRRHPYPAPSPACAVEATLSLIDGKWKGAVLWHLLGGTLRFGELRRRMPRVTQRILTNQLRELEADGLVLREVFPVVPLRVEYSLTPLGKSLGKVLTLLKEWGDDHESYWKKATQQQSLEPRSAETLQAPRSVRSC; from the coding sequence TTTCCGCTGATCCTGCCTCTGCTCTGCCGGCACGTCGGCGCCGTCATCCTTATCCGGCTCCCAGCCCCGCATGCGCGGTGGAAGCCACGTTGTCACTGATTGACGGTAAATGGAAAGGCGCCGTTTTATGGCATCTTCTCGGAGGGACGTTGCGCTTCGGGGAACTGCGTCGTCGCATGCCGCGCGTGACACAACGCATTCTCACCAATCAGCTGCGGGAACTGGAAGCAGATGGCCTGGTTCTGCGGGAAGTGTTTCCTGTCGTCCCCTTGCGGGTGGAGTATTCTCTCACCCCGCTTGGCAAGTCACTGGGAAAGGTTCTGACCCTTCTGAAGGAATGGGGGGATGACCATGAGAGCTACTGGAAAAAAGCCACTCAGCAGCAGTCCCTGGAGCCAAGAAGTGCAGAGACGCTGCAAGCACCGCGTTCCGTCCGTTCATGCTGA
- a CDS encoding efflux transporter outer membrane subunit, with the protein MVLAFVLAGCAVGPDFHPPKAKVPKVFHENVPPAAKHVTDGTVRPEWWRLYHDPLLTELEKQVAAGNLDLRIASARFAQSQAERRIAGAIQFPAISGNASYMRERGSPNGVLGLLGTTVPDAPATIANGSPQFGPSKMDGAKGSPPFNLPQYGLGASWEVDLWGHVRRQVESADAGVQVSANQRRDLLVSLMARAALDYISLRSVQNETQIVKLNIDTARRSVALTRLRFAAGTATRGDVAEAAGQLSTFEARLPLLHRQEAHLLNALSYLIGQEPGALEARLGKLRPVPTVPADIPVGLPSQLVERRPDIRAAAAQLHAATANVGVAIAEFFPRVTLSGSMDIQALHFSGLGSWASRQYGFGPTLSLPIFQGGRLVGQLRLRRKQAQQAGLQFQNVVLSAWREVADAMADFATAQRQYERLQTAVKDNKEAVRIAQLQYAEGSGDFLNVLTLQNALLASQETLVRANADVAASVARLYQALGGGWEWRYPLKEGKG; encoded by the coding sequence ATGGTACTGGCTTTCGTCTTGGCCGGATGTGCGGTCGGGCCGGATTTTCATCCCCCCAAAGCGAAAGTCCCGAAGGTCTTTCATGAAAATGTTCCACCGGCCGCCAAACACGTCACCGATGGCACGGTCAGGCCAGAATGGTGGCGTCTCTATCACGATCCCCTGCTGACCGAGCTCGAGAAACAGGTGGCAGCCGGCAACCTCGATCTGCGGATCGCAAGCGCCCGGTTCGCCCAGAGTCAGGCAGAGCGCCGCATTGCGGGCGCGATCCAGTTTCCGGCCATTTCCGGCAATGCCTCCTACATGCGCGAACGCGGCAGCCCCAACGGCGTTCTCGGGCTGCTCGGAACCACTGTACCTGACGCTCCCGCCACTATCGCCAATGGCTCGCCGCAGTTCGGCCCTTCCAAGATGGACGGCGCCAAAGGTTCGCCCCCTTTCAATCTGCCGCAATACGGGTTGGGCGCTTCATGGGAGGTGGACCTGTGGGGCCATGTGCGCCGCCAGGTGGAATCGGCAGATGCCGGTGTGCAGGTCAGTGCCAATCAGCGCCGCGATCTTCTGGTCTCTCTCATGGCACGCGCAGCGCTTGATTATATCTCCCTGCGCAGCGTCCAGAATGAAACCCAAATCGTCAAACTCAACATCGACACAGCGCGGCGAAGCGTGGCCCTGACCCGTCTGCGCTTCGCAGCCGGCACGGCAACCCGCGGCGATGTGGCAGAAGCCGCAGGTCAGCTCAGCACCTTTGAAGCACGGCTGCCCCTTCTGCATCGTCAGGAAGCGCATCTTCTCAACGCGCTCAGCTATCTGATCGGCCAGGAGCCGGGTGCGCTGGAAGCCCGTTTGGGCAAACTCCGACCAGTCCCCACAGTGCCGGCGGACATTCCGGTTGGCCTGCCTTCCCAGCTCGTCGAGCGCCGACCTGACATCCGGGCGGCTGCCGCTCAACTGCACGCTGCCACGGCCAATGTCGGCGTTGCGATTGCGGAGTTCTTTCCGCGTGTTACTCTCTCGGGGAGCATGGACATCCAGGCCCTGCATTTCAGCGGCCTCGGCTCCTGGGCTTCACGCCAGTACGGGTTCGGGCCCACGCTCAGTCTTCCCATCTTTCAGGGGGGACGCCTGGTCGGCCAGCTTCGTCTCAGACGGAAGCAGGCCCAGCAGGCCGGATTACAGTTTCAGAATGTTGTTCTGAGCGCCTGGCGGGAAGTTGCAGACGCCATGGCGGATTTCGCGACGGCTCAGCGGCAGTATGAACGCCTGCAGACGGCGGTGAAAGACAACAAGGAGGCTGTTCGCATCGCCCAGCTCCAATATGCCGAAGGATCTGGAGACTTCCTGAATGTTCTGACCCTGCAGAACGCCCTGCTTGCCTCTCAGGAGACCCTTGTTCGCGCCAATGCTGATGTGGCTGCTTCCGTTGCACGACTTTACCAGGCCCTCGGAGGGGGATGGGAATGGCGCTATCCGCTTAAGGAAGGCAAGGGGTAA
- a CDS encoding HlyD family secretion protein, which translates to MSRSRLLSVLATATVLGVVAWGADRLILGDGLFGPASSVETNDAYVTADFTLVAPKVAGRIDRVIAQDNERVRKGEELAHIEDDDYRASLMVAQGKTGAARADVDNLLAALERQKAVIAGTQANVQADEAALTFAQQNSRRYQTLSIGGAATTEQQQSAATQRRTAQATLVRDQASVKAAEREMGIITAQLARARSVLMRTEGEEKQAELDLSYCTIPAPFSGVVGARGVRVGAYVMRGTALMAVVPVQEAYVLANFQETQLTHVLPGQKALIWIDTFPDHPLHAHVDSIPPATGVAFAPIQPDNATGNFTKVVQRLPVKLVFDAGQPLTKRVRVGMSAEVRIDTSSRPEGSHAEDTRYGWN; encoded by the coding sequence ATGAGCCGCAGCCGCCTTCTGTCGGTCCTCGCGACCGCAACTGTTCTGGGGGTCGTCGCCTGGGGGGCTGACCGCCTCATTCTCGGAGATGGTCTCTTCGGTCCTGCCAGCAGCGTTGAAACCAACGATGCCTATGTGACAGCGGATTTCACACTGGTCGCGCCGAAAGTGGCGGGGAGGATTGATCGCGTCATTGCCCAGGACAACGAACGCGTTCGGAAAGGCGAGGAACTCGCCCATATTGAAGATGATGACTACCGTGCAAGCCTTATGGTCGCCCAGGGCAAGACAGGCGCGGCACGGGCGGATGTGGACAATCTGCTGGCAGCCCTGGAACGGCAGAAAGCTGTCATCGCAGGAACGCAGGCGAATGTTCAGGCCGATGAAGCCGCCCTGACCTTCGCCCAACAGAACTCGCGCCGTTATCAGACCCTTTCAATCGGCGGCGCAGCCACGACCGAGCAGCAGCAAAGTGCCGCCACCCAGCGGCGCACCGCCCAGGCCACGCTTGTGCGGGATCAGGCCTCTGTCAAGGCAGCTGAGCGTGAGATGGGGATCATCACTGCCCAGCTGGCACGGGCACGCAGTGTTCTCATGCGCACGGAAGGTGAAGAAAAACAGGCTGAGCTTGACCTGTCCTACTGCACGATTCCGGCACCTTTTTCCGGCGTCGTCGGGGCGCGTGGCGTGCGTGTGGGCGCTTACGTCATGCGTGGCACAGCCCTGATGGCTGTCGTCCCGGTTCAGGAAGCCTACGTTCTGGCCAATTTTCAGGAAACCCAGCTCACGCATGTCCTGCCAGGGCAGAAAGCGCTCATCTGGATCGACACTTTTCCGGACCATCCGCTTCATGCGCATGTGGATTCAATCCCACCCGCCACAGGCGTCGCCTTCGCGCCCATTCAACCTGACAATGCGACCGGGAATTTCACAAAGGTTGTCCAGCGTCTGCCGGTCAAGCTCGTCTTCGATGCCGGACAGCCTCTGACAAAGCGCGTGCGTGTCGGCATGTCAGCGGAAGTGCGCATTGATACCTCGAGCCGTCCTGAAGGCTCTCATGCTGAAGATACGCGTTATGGCTGGAATTGA